Proteins found in one Nitrospirota bacterium genomic segment:
- a CDS encoding methyltransferase domain-containing protein has product MCGQNDWLEVLSLGLMPLANNYLEPAPSYEHEPRFPLEVIACRCCWLVSLRHVVNPEVLYRHYVYISSDSKMIVRHMHQLAALTIQRFELSAGSLVVELGSNIGTQLEVFRDAGMRVLGIDPARNLAEIANRKGIETLPEFFDAGLAARTAQRYGHPKVILGRHVFAHIDDLQDVLNGVKASLDRTGVFAVEVPYLLDLVESNQFDTIYHEHLSYFSVGTLVRLLDRHGLRVVDVERFPVHGGSIVVFGALADSGRRTSPSVAALLDLEGRSGLTEEGYYRRFAERVERTRQMLTQLVRRLSREGKRVAGYGAPAKGNTLLNACGLDNREIEYVSDTTEFKQGLVLPGTHIPVKPPAHARQHPPDYFLLLAWNYAKEIIGREQEYIQAGGKFIVPIPEPLVVSADSLVDGRFIVPVQPEGGGQLWAMDQKGMVQFNEGEIQGVVFKPLTVHQDARGGLAELFRSDELSAEFRPQMATVSWTEPQTVRGPHEHLDQSNFLVFLGPQLFQVTLWDNREASPTYRHSLRRVVGGDQPISVLVPAGVVHAFRNLGQERGLSLNFPNRLFRGEQRQAGDHAIRYEQDRTSPFKV; this is encoded by the coding sequence GTGTGCGGCCAGAATGACTGGCTTGAGGTCCTCTCGCTCGGGCTTATGCCGTTGGCCAACAACTATCTCGAGCCGGCCCCTTCCTACGAACACGAGCCCCGCTTCCCGCTCGAGGTCATTGCGTGCCGGTGCTGCTGGCTCGTCAGCCTCCGCCACGTCGTGAATCCCGAGGTGCTCTATCGCCACTACGTGTACATCTCGTCCGATTCCAAGATGATCGTCCGGCACATGCACCAGCTCGCGGCCCTGACGATTCAGCGGTTCGAGCTGTCGGCCGGGAGCCTGGTGGTGGAGTTGGGCAGCAACATCGGGACCCAGTTGGAGGTGTTTAGAGACGCAGGCATGCGGGTGCTGGGGATTGACCCGGCCAGGAACCTGGCTGAGATCGCCAATCGCAAGGGTATTGAGACGCTGCCGGAGTTCTTCGACGCCGGACTGGCTGCCCGCACGGCCCAGCGATACGGCCATCCCAAGGTGATCTTGGGGCGGCACGTGTTCGCCCATATCGACGACCTGCAGGACGTGCTCAATGGGGTGAAGGCATCGCTGGATCGGACCGGCGTCTTCGCCGTCGAGGTGCCGTACCTGCTCGACCTGGTCGAGTCCAACCAATTCGACACGATCTACCACGAGCACCTGTCCTACTTTTCGGTCGGGACGCTCGTGCGGCTCTTGGATCGGCACGGGCTGCGCGTGGTGGACGTGGAGCGGTTCCCGGTCCATGGGGGCTCCATCGTGGTGTTCGGCGCGTTGGCAGATTCCGGCAGGCGGACCAGTCCGTCGGTCGCTGCTCTGCTCGATCTGGAGGGTCGGAGCGGGCTGACCGAGGAGGGCTACTACCGGCGGTTTGCCGAGCGGGTCGAGCGGACGCGACAGATGCTGACGCAGCTCGTGCGGCGTCTTTCGAGAGAAGGCAAGCGTGTCGCCGGGTACGGCGCGCCGGCCAAGGGGAACACCCTGCTGAATGCCTGCGGCTTGGACAACCGGGAAATCGAATATGTCAGCGACACCACTGAGTTCAAGCAGGGCTTGGTCCTGCCGGGGACCCACATTCCAGTCAAGCCCCCGGCCCATGCGAGGCAGCACCCGCCCGATTACTTTCTCCTGTTGGCCTGGAACTATGCCAAGGAAATCATCGGGCGGGAACAGGAATATATCCAAGCCGGCGGTAAATTTATCGTTCCCATTCCGGAGCCTCTCGTCGTCTCGGCTGATTCGCTCGTGGACGGGCGGTTCATTGTCCCAGTGCAACCGGAGGGCGGCGGGCAACTCTGGGCCATGGACCAAAAGGGCATGGTTCAGTTCAACGAGGGCGAGATCCAGGGCGTGGTCTTCAAGCCGTTGACGGTTCACCAGGATGCGCGGGGTGGGCTGGCGGAACTGTTCAGGTCCGACGAGCTGTCGGCTGAATTCCGCCCTCAAATGGCGACCGTCTCCTGGACCGAGCCACAGACAGTCAGAGGTCCCCACGAGCACCTGGATCAGAGCAACTTTCTCGTGTTTTTAGGGCCGCAGCTCTTCCAGGTGACCCTGTGGGACAATCGCGAGGCCTCTCCCACCTACCGGCATAGCCTTCGGCGTGTCGTGGGCGGAGACCAGCCGATCTCGGTTCTGGTGCCGGCAGGGGTCGTGCACGCGTTCCGGAATCTCGGCCAAGAGCGTGGACTGTCGCTGAACTTCCCCAACCGGCTCTTCCGGGGAGAGCAGCGCCAGGCCGGCGATCACGCGATCAGGTACGAGCAGGACCGGACCAGCCCGTTCAAGGTGTGA
- a CDS encoding glycosyltransferase, protein MPKVSVVVPVYNGERYLREALDSVFAQTFRDYEVVCVDDGSKDGSLDILQSYGTKVTVLRQVNQGACAARNAGVQATSAPYVAFLDQDDRWYPHKLEQQVAVLETEPDVVLVLCNSDRMDEHGRRIQVGAALAERVTRRRSPLGRLIDEDQLLSSAMLVRREALVRAGLYDPELRGFEDFDLSARLRQQGRFEFLEQPGMCYRVHAASLSHAAGGAVVRSRERFLLKMRTLYAGDRERQRLIRTMLAECYSDWGLREVGAGNRAEGRRLLLRSISENPIKFRTYSRLIRSLLPTGSVRG, encoded by the coding sequence ATGCCGAAAGTCAGCGTGGTGGTCCCCGTCTATAACGGCGAACGGTACCTCCGGGAAGCGCTCGACAGTGTCTTCGCCCAGACCTTTCGCGACTATGAGGTCGTGTGCGTGGACGATGGGTCCAAGGACGGCTCGCTGGATATCCTACAGAGTTACGGCACCAAGGTGACGGTCCTGCGACAGGTGAATCAGGGCGCCTGTGCGGCTCGCAATGCGGGAGTCCAGGCGACTTCCGCACCCTACGTGGCGTTTCTGGATCAGGACGATCGCTGGTATCCGCACAAGCTGGAGCAGCAGGTCGCGGTACTCGAGACCGAGCCGGACGTGGTGTTGGTGCTGTGCAACTCGGACCGGATGGACGAACACGGACGGCGGATCCAGGTCGGGGCGGCGTTGGCCGAGCGGGTAACCAGAAGGCGCTCGCCGTTGGGGCGGTTGATCGACGAGGATCAGTTGCTCTCTTCCGCCATGCTTGTGCGCCGGGAGGCTCTGGTGCGAGCCGGACTGTACGACCCGGAGCTGCGCGGGTTCGAGGACTTCGACCTCAGCGCGAGGCTCCGACAGCAGGGGCGCTTCGAGTTCCTGGAACAGCCGGGCATGTGCTACCGGGTGCATGCGGCGAGCCTGAGCCATGCTGCGGGGGGGGCCGTGGTGCGCAGCCGCGAGCGGTTCCTCCTCAAGATGCGGACCCTCTACGCCGGGGATCGTGAGCGGCAGCGGCTCATCCGGACGATGCTGGCCGAATGCTATTCGGACTGGGGGCTGCGCGAGGTCGGGGCCGGGAACCGAGCCGAAGGCCGCCGGCTGCTGCTGCGTTCGATCAGTGAGAATCCGATCAAGTTCCGCACCTATTCCCGGTTGATCCGATCCCTCCTGCCAACTGGATCGGTGAGGGGCTAG
- a CDS encoding glycosyltransferase family A protein: MEHPVSVSVVIPLYNAAEVVAETIHSVLAQTWTDREILVIDDGSTDGSADVVRTFGDQVRYYRFENAGVAKSRNRGIALSRGKYIALLDHDDLWDPTKLEKQVKVLEARPEVGLVYTGIVHLERDGRPRSKFPTGPSSRFYQLFVKGFGPTPSAAMLRRSLIDLAGGFDERFGSAGLDDHEFWPRIAQHCEIVLIDEPLTYHRHREIKPPQIELNHRLLLNEALMERFGRDPAKRRYLLEERAASLADLGKWRLSQGDLAGGRGYLKEALGLSVGEAWNVKMAWRALSRLVRSYL; the protein is encoded by the coding sequence GTGGAGCATCCGGTTTCGGTCAGCGTGGTCATTCCTCTCTACAACGCGGCGGAGGTCGTCGCCGAGACCATCCATAGCGTGCTGGCCCAGACCTGGACCGACCGAGAAATCCTGGTGATTGACGACGGGTCCACCGATGGCTCGGCTGACGTGGTCCGGACGTTCGGCGACCAAGTCCGTTATTATCGCTTCGAGAATGCCGGGGTCGCCAAGTCGCGCAACCGGGGGATTGCCCTGTCTCGCGGGAAGTACATTGCGCTGCTGGACCATGACGACCTCTGGGACCCGACGAAGCTCGAGAAGCAGGTCAAGGTGTTGGAGGCTCGGCCAGAGGTCGGGCTCGTCTATACGGGTATCGTGCACCTCGAACGAGACGGACGGCCGAGGAGCAAGTTCCCAACGGGGCCGTCCAGCCGTTTCTACCAATTGTTCGTCAAGGGCTTCGGCCCGACGCCTTCGGCGGCCATGCTCCGACGATCGCTCATCGACCTGGCCGGCGGGTTCGATGAGCGCTTTGGCTCGGCCGGGCTGGACGACCACGAGTTCTGGCCGAGGATCGCCCAGCACTGCGAGATCGTGCTGATCGATGAGCCGTTGACCTATCATCGCCATCGGGAGATCAAGCCGCCCCAGATTGAGCTGAACCATCGTCTTCTGCTGAACGAGGCGTTGATGGAGCGCTTCGGCCGAGATCCGGCCAAGCGCCGGTATCTGCTGGAGGAGCGGGCGGCGTCCCTGGCGGATCTGGGCAAGTGGCGGCTGAGCCAGGGGGATCTGGCTGGCGGGCGGGGCTATCTGAAAGAGGCGCTGGGACTCTCGGTCGGGGAGGCGTGGAACGTGAAGATGGCCTGGCGTGCGCTCAGCCGGCTCGTCCGCTCCTACCTGTGA
- a CDS encoding class I SAM-dependent methyltransferase, translating to MEGVVCELCGADQASVAFRQKDLLHRVSDEEFTVVRCGQCGFLYLNPRPTESEISRYYPSQYFGQPSPPRPFSRVKRWIMEDFYGYPSIDPGGPHWLRKLMLWPEMARRTITGRGLLPWVGQGRLLDVGCGHGVNAAMLAQQGWQVSGLDLGPEIVEQARTLLGDRVQVGDLLTVRYPDRSFDLVLMSHSLEHMYHLDRVLAEAKRILDDRGLLVIAVPNADSLEARLFGRWWVNWDPPRHLYHFTKRTLTRLLEHAGFSVTRIRTGVTPAHFMSSLERAWTHGFRRGLPGKRLIERFLVRPLCLAIGNAGYGTELIVHAAKARATGQPTAR from the coding sequence GTGGAAGGCGTCGTCTGTGAGTTGTGCGGAGCCGATCAGGCGTCGGTCGCCTTCCGCCAGAAGGACCTTCTTCACCGGGTTTCCGACGAGGAGTTCACGGTCGTCCGTTGCGGGCAATGTGGATTTCTCTACCTTAATCCTCGCCCCACCGAGTCGGAGATCAGTCGCTATTATCCCTCCCAGTATTTCGGGCAGCCGTCGCCTCCGAGGCCGTTCAGCCGTGTGAAGCGATGGATCATGGAGGATTTCTACGGCTACCCTTCGATCGACCCTGGAGGACCGCACTGGCTCCGCAAGCTGATGCTCTGGCCGGAAATGGCCAGGCGGACCATCACCGGTCGCGGTCTCTTGCCCTGGGTCGGTCAGGGCCGCCTGCTCGACGTCGGTTGCGGACACGGCGTCAACGCGGCCATGCTCGCGCAGCAGGGCTGGCAGGTCTCCGGGCTCGATCTGGGGCCGGAGATCGTCGAACAGGCCCGGACGTTGCTCGGGGATCGGGTCCAAGTGGGCGATCTGCTGACCGTGAGGTATCCGGACCGGTCGTTCGACCTGGTGTTGATGAGCCATTCGCTGGAGCACATGTACCACCTGGATCGGGTCCTCGCTGAGGCGAAGCGGATTTTGGACGATCGAGGGTTGTTGGTCATTGCGGTGCCGAACGCGGACAGTCTGGAGGCCAGGCTGTTCGGCCGATGGTGGGTCAATTGGGATCCGCCCAGGCACCTCTACCACTTTACGAAGCGGACGTTGACGCGGCTGCTGGAGCATGCTGGGTTCTCGGTGACACGGATCAGAACCGGCGTCACCCCGGCGCACTTCATGTCCAGCCTGGAGCGGGCCTGGACTCACGGGTTTCGCCGCGGACTCCCGGGGAAACGCCTGATCGAACGGTTCCTCGTGCGGCCGCTCTGTCTGGCGATCGGGAACGCGGGCTACGGGACGGAGTTGATCGTGCACGCGGCGAAGGCGAGGGCAACCGGTCAGCCGACCGCCAGGTAG
- a CDS encoding glycosyltransferase: MPLVSVIIPAYNGVSRFLDQAIGSVLAQTFRDRELVVVDDASTDETGRLVLKFPQVRYIRRAENGGQAAARNEGARAAKGEFLAFLDQDDLWEPSLLEETFRVLQAEPDAALVHCDGYQVSERNEILEYDAAMKHTFSITQLLRGGHDVATAGSLFRRTCFDAVGGYDETLFIWEDIDLAIRLSRQFRILHLPKPLYRHRLYTRNVSRDIPSERALLARRRFLEKYADACPPGTELARALRSDWSHYYGDLGKYHVAGGRTQEARRAFRQALRYRPLNRKALLRLLRTYLAVG; encoded by the coding sequence GTGCCACTCGTCAGCGTCATCATTCCAGCTTACAACGGCGTCTCGCGCTTCCTAGATCAGGCGATCGGCAGTGTCCTGGCGCAGACGTTTCGGGACCGCGAGCTTGTCGTCGTGGACGACGCCTCGACGGACGAGACGGGGCGTCTCGTCCTGAAGTTCCCGCAGGTCCGCTACATCCGGCGGGCCGAGAACGGCGGACAGGCGGCCGCCCGCAACGAGGGCGCCCGCGCCGCAAAGGGCGAGTTCCTCGCGTTCCTGGACCAGGACGATCTCTGGGAGCCCTCCCTGCTCGAGGAAACGTTCCGGGTGCTGCAGGCGGAACCCGACGCGGCCCTCGTGCACTGCGACGGCTACCAGGTCAGCGAGCGCAACGAGATCCTCGAGTACGACGCCGCCATGAAACACACCTTCAGCATCACCCAATTGTTGCGGGGCGGCCATGACGTGGCCACCGCCGGCTCGCTCTTTCGCAGGACCTGCTTCGACGCGGTGGGCGGCTATGACGAAACCCTCTTCATCTGGGAGGACATCGACCTGGCCATCCGCCTGAGCCGGCAATTTCGCATTCTGCACCTGCCCAAACCCCTGTACCGCCATCGTCTGTATACCCGTAACGTCTCGCGGGACATCCCCTCCGAGCGGGCGCTCCTGGCCCGCCGACGGTTTCTGGAGAAGTACGCGGACGCCTGTCCGCCCGGCACGGAGCTGGCCCGGGCGCTCCGCTCCGATTGGTCTCATTACTACGGAGACCTGGGCAAATATCACGTGGCCGGAGGCAGAACCCAAGAAGCTCGCCGGGCCTTCCGGCAGGCATTGCGCTACCGCCCGCTCAACCGGAAAGCGCTGCTCCGGTTGCTGCGCACCTACCTGGCGGTCGGCTGA
- a CDS encoding class I SAM-dependent methyltransferase, with protein MEFDRVHPSHKGPNTVYLTRVQVAELIKQAGHRHVLDLPCGTGALTQLLLDRGIDVTPADLNPDGFMITGRSCVRADLNASLPFESAQFDAMACIEGIEHIENPHLLAREANRVLRPGGRLYVTTPNVLSIRSRLSYLLRGYPEQFHYMIEVDPATGKEQPIAHINPIGFLELRYTLNRWGFRVDLVKTNQYNKRESPLYRLLRLLLLTRGKRSAASHVKIAEVRRTLLSDEVLFGEGLIVGATKVLGGE; from the coding sequence GTGGAATTTGATCGAGTGCATCCTAGCCATAAGGGGCCCAACACGGTCTACCTGACACGCGTCCAAGTCGCGGAGTTGATCAAACAGGCAGGCCACCGCCATGTTCTGGACCTGCCATGCGGCACCGGAGCCTTGACGCAACTCCTTCTCGACAGAGGGATCGACGTGACCCCGGCAGACCTGAATCCCGATGGGTTTATGATTACCGGTCGCTCCTGCGTCAGGGCCGATCTCAACGCTTCGCTGCCGTTCGAATCGGCCCAGTTCGACGCGATGGCCTGTATCGAAGGCATCGAGCATATCGAGAATCCCCATCTCCTGGCCCGCGAGGCGAACCGTGTGTTGCGTCCCGGCGGTCGTCTGTACGTCACAACTCCGAACGTGCTCTCGATCCGGTCTCGGCTCAGCTATCTGCTGCGTGGATATCCGGAGCAGTTCCATTACATGATCGAAGTCGATCCTGCAACAGGAAAGGAGCAGCCGATTGCCCACATCAATCCGATCGGGTTCCTGGAGCTGCGCTATACACTCAACCGTTGGGGATTTCGAGTTGACCTGGTGAAAACGAACCAATATAACAAGCGAGAATCGCCACTTTACAGGCTGTTGCGTTTGTTGCTTCTGACAAGGGGAAAACGTTCGGCCGCTTCGCATGTGAAGATAGCTGAAGTCAGGCGGACGCTCCTGTCGGATGAGGTGTTGTTTGGCGAAGGGCTGATTGTCGGGGCTACGAAGGTCCTAGGAGGTGAGTGA
- a CDS encoding glycosyltransferase family 1 protein: MKIVISAWHLRDFNVGLGRYSRGLIEALGRADHENRYEILMPDGSCQFPARANMAYRVIRFPLFKRRFWEQMAPLLAGPYDLLHLPYDSCIAWKRGKLVVTIHDVKPLLFGSLQKRRNPGGLIEDLLVGDRWKRIDHVLTDSDCSKRDISEKLGVPGDRITVIYPGVNLERFRPLPPDRSGEAGRPFVLCVAGADPTKNVETLIEAFIRFPRSLRDAYDLILVGDFRRRPALRELVVRTGIEKQAVFTGVVNDDRLIDLYQRATLFVFPSRYEGFGLPVLEAMACGCPVVSSNAASLPEVTGEAAILVDPSDVEGFARHMQRVLEDQPLRRSLRERGLRQAAQFTWDRTARETVAVYRKVVQG, from the coding sequence ATGAAAATTGTCATTTCCGCATGGCATCTGCGTGATTTCAACGTTGGCCTGGGCCGATACAGCCGCGGGCTGATCGAGGCCCTGGGGCGGGCCGATCATGAGAACCGGTACGAGATTCTCATGCCGGACGGCTCCTGCCAGTTTCCGGCCCGAGCCAACATGGCCTACCGCGTGATCCGCTTTCCCCTGTTCAAGCGGCGATTCTGGGAGCAGATGGCACCACTGTTGGCCGGACCCTACGACTTGCTGCACCTGCCCTACGATTCCTGTATCGCCTGGAAGCGTGGGAAGCTGGTGGTGACCATTCATGACGTCAAGCCGCTGTTGTTCGGAAGCCTGCAGAAGCGGCGCAATCCGGGCGGGCTGATCGAGGACCTGCTGGTGGGGGACCGGTGGAAGCGAATTGACCACGTCCTGACTGATTCGGACTGTTCGAAACGGGATATCAGCGAGAAGCTGGGGGTGCCGGGAGATCGGATCACCGTGATCTATCCGGGTGTCAACTTGGAGCGCTTCCGACCGCTTCCACCCGATCGGTCCGGAGAGGCTGGCCGGCCGTTCGTGCTCTGCGTGGCCGGAGCTGATCCGACCAAAAATGTAGAGACCCTGATTGAGGCCTTCATCCGTTTCCCCAGATCCCTTCGGGATGCCTACGACCTGATCCTGGTGGGGGACTTCCGGAGGCGGCCGGCGCTGCGCGAGTTGGTCGTCCGGACCGGGATCGAGAAACAGGCGGTGTTTACGGGGGTTGTGAACGACGACCGGTTGATCGATCTGTATCAGCGGGCCACCCTGTTTGTCTTCCCGTCCCGTTATGAAGGGTTCGGATTGCCGGTCCTGGAAGCCATGGCTTGCGGCTGCCCGGTCGTGAGCTCCAATGCCGCGTCGCTTCCCGAAGTAACCGGAGAGGCGGCGATTCTCGTTGACCCGTCCGATGTGGAGGGGTTTGCGCGGCACATGCAGCGGGTCTTGGAGGACCAGCCCCTTCGTCGGAGCCTGCGTGAGCGGGGGCTGCGGCAGGCGGCACAGTTCACGTGGGACCGGACGGCGCGCGAGACGGTGGCGGTGTACAGGAAAGTAGTGCAAGGTTAA
- a CDS encoding UDP-glucuronic acid decarboxylase family protein produces the protein MRILITGGAGFLGSHLCDLLIGLGHQVVCMDNFSTGRPENIAHLVGHERFSFVKYNVCDYLHVDGPLDGVMHFASPASPQDYLEMPIATLKVGALGTHKALGLAKAKGARFLLASTSEVYGDPLVNPQPETYWGNVNPISPRGVYDEAKRFAEAMTMAYHRYHGLDTRIVRIFNTFGPRMRPNDGRVVSNFIVQALQGRPLTVFGGGAQTRSFCYVDDLIRGIAALLLAESDKSVAERTDRAWFLSRPTESGQASVHDPVNFGNPRELTVLEIARLVLKLTGSRSAVEHKPLPVDDPKVRRPDIARAKALLGWEPTVELEDGLLKTIEYFRKSL, from the coding sequence ATGCGCATCCTGATCACCGGCGGGGCGGGATTTCTAGGGAGCCACCTGTGCGATCTCCTGATCGGCTTGGGACACCAGGTTGTCTGCATGGACAATTTCAGCACCGGTCGTCCCGAGAACATCGCCCACCTGGTCGGGCACGAACGGTTCAGCTTCGTGAAGTACAACGTCTGCGACTATCTCCACGTGGACGGGCCGCTGGACGGCGTGATGCATTTTGCGTCCCCGGCCAGTCCGCAGGACTATCTGGAGATGCCGATTGCCACGCTCAAGGTCGGCGCATTGGGGACGCACAAGGCTCTTGGGCTGGCCAAGGCGAAAGGGGCGCGCTTCCTGCTCGCCAGCACGTCGGAAGTCTACGGAGATCCGCTGGTGAACCCCCAACCGGAGACCTATTGGGGCAACGTCAATCCGATCAGCCCTCGGGGGGTCTATGACGAGGCCAAGCGGTTTGCCGAGGCGATGACGATGGCGTACCACCGCTATCACGGGCTGGACACGCGCATCGTCCGCATCTTCAATACCTTCGGGCCTCGGATGAGACCCAATGACGGCCGGGTGGTCTCGAACTTCATCGTCCAAGCCCTGCAAGGCAGGCCGCTCACGGTCTTCGGAGGGGGGGCACAGACCCGAAGTTTTTGCTATGTGGACGACTTGATCCGCGGGATCGCCGCTCTCCTGCTGGCCGAGTCGGACAAAAGCGTGGCGGAGCGGACCGATCGGGCCTGGTTTCTTTCCAGACCGACCGAGTCCGGCCAGGCGAGCGTGCATGATCCGGTGAACTTCGGAAATCCCCGCGAGCTGACCGTGCTGGAAATCGCCCGGCTCGTTCTCAAGCTGACCGGCTCACGGAGTGCGGTAGAGCACAAGCCCCTTCCCGTCGATGACCCGAAGGTGCGGCGTCCCGATATTGCGAGGGCGAAAGCTCTGCTTGGCTGGGAGCCAACCGTCGAACTGGAAGATGGCTTGCTGAAGACGATCGAATACTTCCGCAAGTCTCTCTGA